In Pseudofrankia saprophytica, one genomic interval encodes:
- the pcrA gene encoding DNA helicase PcrA → MSTLFDDMVPGAGAPGAGGSNAGAPAGDAAYEPYDPYDMFAPGVLAAAPVTPPGAEGRRPAPRLDPDALLAELNPQQRAAVVHEGAPLLIVAGAGSGKTRVLAHRIAYLLAARQVHPGEILAITFTNKAANEMKERVGALVGGRVRAMWVSTFHSACVRILRSESKRLGFGSSFSIYDAADAQRLITLVCRDLDLDSKRHPARGLAAQISTLKNELIDHETAQAKAASHPERTVAEVYALYQRRLREANALDFDDLIMTTVNLLQAFPDVAEHYHRRFRHVLVDEYQDTNHAQYTLIRELVGGSVSTAGRAADEGMPGQAELCVVGDADQSIYAFRGADIRNIVEFEQDFPAAKVVLLEQNYRSTQTILSAANAVIARNSQRKPKRLWSDAGDGEKIVGFVADNEHDEAAFVAEEVDKLTDDGHARPADVAVFYRTNAQSRVFEEIFIRVGLPYRVVGGVRFYERKEIRDLLAYLRVLANPSDTVNLRRILNVPRRGIGDRAEAMLGAFAERERIPFAEALGRVGEVPGLATRSAKAIREFAALLDELRETADGDLVGTAEAILDRTGYLAELVAEDTVEAQGRVENLQEMVEVVREYVQRFPEGTLAGFLEQVSLVADADQIPSDDGSDGVVTLMTLHSAKGLEFPVVFLTGLEDGIFPHLRTLGDPTQMEEERRLAYVGITRARQRLYLTRSLVRSAWGQPAYNPPSRFLTEVPESLLDWRRLAPAPASPSGGFGGGFGAGGGFGGGGFGGGGRGAGGAGAASGSPSGQARSRPASRPIIQLSAGDRVTHDVFGLGVVIATSGVAESSQAKVDFGEGTGTKDLLLRYAPLTKL, encoded by the coding sequence ATGAGCACCCTTTTCGACGACATGGTCCCTGGCGCGGGTGCCCCTGGCGCGGGTGGCTCCAATGCGGGTGCCCCGGCGGGCGATGCGGCCTACGAGCCGTACGACCCGTACGACATGTTCGCGCCCGGAGTGCTGGCCGCTGCCCCGGTCACCCCGCCCGGCGCCGAGGGCCGCCGGCCGGCACCGCGACTGGACCCGGACGCGCTGCTGGCCGAGCTGAATCCGCAGCAGCGCGCCGCCGTGGTGCACGAGGGCGCTCCGCTGCTGATCGTCGCCGGCGCCGGCTCCGGCAAGACCAGGGTGCTCGCTCACCGGATCGCCTACCTGCTCGCCGCCCGCCAGGTGCACCCCGGCGAGATCCTCGCGATCACCTTCACCAACAAGGCCGCGAACGAGATGAAGGAGCGGGTCGGCGCGCTCGTCGGCGGCCGGGTGCGGGCCATGTGGGTCAGTACCTTCCACTCGGCCTGCGTGCGGATCCTGCGCAGCGAGTCGAAGCGGCTCGGGTTCGGCTCCTCGTTCTCGATCTACGACGCCGCCGACGCGCAGCGGCTGATCACCCTGGTCTGCCGCGATCTGGATCTCGACTCCAAGCGCCACCCGGCCCGGGGGCTCGCCGCCCAGATCAGCACGCTCAAGAACGAGCTGATCGACCACGAGACCGCGCAGGCCAAGGCGGCCAGTCACCCCGAGCGAACGGTCGCCGAGGTGTACGCCCTCTACCAGCGCCGGCTGCGCGAGGCCAACGCGCTGGACTTCGACGATCTGATCATGACGACGGTGAACCTGCTGCAGGCGTTTCCCGACGTCGCGGAGCACTACCACCGCCGGTTCCGCCACGTGCTCGTCGACGAGTACCAGGACACCAACCACGCCCAGTACACGCTCATCCGCGAACTCGTCGGCGGCTCGGTCTCGACGGCGGGGCGGGCGGCCGACGAGGGCATGCCGGGGCAGGCCGAGCTCTGCGTCGTCGGCGACGCCGACCAGTCGATCTACGCGTTCCGCGGCGCGGACATCCGCAACATCGTCGAGTTCGAGCAGGACTTCCCGGCCGCGAAGGTCGTCCTGCTGGAGCAGAACTACCGCTCGACCCAGACCATCCTGTCCGCGGCCAACGCCGTCATCGCCCGCAACAGCCAGCGCAAGCCGAAGCGGCTGTGGTCGGACGCCGGCGACGGTGAGAAGATCGTCGGCTTCGTCGCCGACAACGAGCACGACGAGGCCGCGTTCGTCGCCGAGGAGGTCGACAAGCTCACCGACGACGGCCACGCCCGCCCGGCCGACGTCGCCGTCTTCTACCGGACCAACGCGCAGAGCCGGGTCTTCGAGGAGATCTTCATCCGCGTCGGCCTGCCCTACCGGGTCGTCGGCGGCGTGCGCTTCTACGAGCGCAAGGAGATCCGCGATCTGCTCGCCTACCTGCGGGTGCTGGCGAACCCGTCGGACACGGTCAACCTGCGCCGCATCCTCAACGTGCCCCGGCGCGGGATCGGCGACCGGGCGGAGGCGATGCTCGGCGCGTTCGCCGAACGGGAGCGCATCCCGTTCGCCGAGGCGCTCGGCCGGGTCGGCGAGGTACCGGGGCTGGCGACCCGCTCCGCCAAGGCCATCCGCGAGTTCGCCGCCCTGCTCGACGAGCTGCGCGAGACCGCCGACGGTGACCTGGTCGGGACGGCCGAGGCCATCCTCGACCGGACTGGCTACCTCGCCGAGCTGGTCGCCGAGGACACCGTCGAGGCCCAGGGCCGGGTGGAGAACCTCCAGGAGATGGTCGAGGTCGTCCGGGAGTACGTCCAGCGGTTCCCCGAGGGCACGCTCGCCGGCTTCCTCGAGCAGGTCTCGCTCGTCGCCGACGCCGACCAGATACCTTCCGACGACGGCTCGGACGGCGTCGTCACGCTGATGACGCTGCACAGCGCCAAGGGCCTGGAGTTTCCGGTGGTCTTCCTCACCGGGCTCGAGGACGGCATCTTCCCGCACCTGCGCACGCTCGGCGACCCGACACAGATGGAAGAGGAACGCCGGCTCGCGTACGTCGGGATCACCCGCGCCCGCCAGCGCCTGTACCTGACGCGCTCGCTGGTCCGCAGCGCCTGGGGCCAGCCCGCCTACAACCCGCCGTCGCGCTTCCTCACCGAGGTGCCCGAGTCCCTGCTGGACTGGCGCCGCCTCGCCCCCGCCCCGGCGAGCCCCAGCGGCGGGTTCGGCGGTGGCTTCGGCGCGGGCGGTGGCTTCGGGGGTGGTGGCTTCGGTGGCGGGGGCCGCGGCGCGGGCGGGGCCGGCGCCGCGAGCGGTTCCCCGTCCGGGCAGGCCCGTTCCCGCCCGGCCAGCCGCCCGATCATCCAGCTCTCGGCCGGCGACCGGGTCACCCACGACGTGTTCGGCCTCGGCGTCGTCATCGCCACCAGCGGCGTCGCCGAGTCCTCCCAGGCCAAGGTCGACTTCGGCGAGGGCACCGGCACGAAGGACCTCCTCCTGCGCTACGCCCCCCTCACCAAGCTCTGA
- a CDS encoding DNA alkylation repair protein, with the protein MDSSPAVDRLVDAVRAALAAAADPVKAPGMQAYMKSSMPYLGVPKPPRELALRPVFAAHRLETMTDWRTAALRLWRDAGFREERYAAITLTGHRPYQVYWTPAALPVYQEMIVTGAWWDYVDELASRRIGPLLAASPEALRPVMLRWSRDPDRWLRRTSIICQLGAKKNTDLDLLYACIEANLDDPDFFLRKAIGWALRQYAWTDPDEVRRYVATRVDRLSPLSKREALRNVGA; encoded by the coding sequence GTGGACTCCTCTCCGGCGGTGGACCGGCTGGTCGACGCGGTGCGCGCGGCCCTGGCCGCGGCGGCCGACCCGGTGAAGGCGCCGGGGATGCAGGCCTACATGAAGTCCTCGATGCCCTACCTCGGCGTCCCGAAGCCGCCGAGGGAGCTGGCGCTGCGGCCCGTCTTCGCCGCGCACCGGCTGGAGACGATGACGGACTGGCGGACGGCGGCGCTGCGGCTCTGGCGCGACGCGGGCTTCCGCGAGGAGCGCTATGCCGCGATCACGCTCACCGGTCACCGGCCCTACCAGGTGTACTGGACCCCGGCGGCGCTGCCCGTCTACCAGGAGATGATCGTCACTGGTGCCTGGTGGGACTACGTCGACGAGCTCGCCTCGCGCCGCATCGGCCCGCTGCTGGCCGCGAGCCCCGAGGCGCTGCGACCGGTGATGCTGCGCTGGAGCCGCGACCCCGACCGCTGGCTGCGCCGCACGTCGATCATCTGCCAGCTCGGCGCGAAGAAGAACACGGACCTGGACCTGCTCTACGCCTGCATCGAGGCGAACCTCGACGATCCGGACTTCTTCCTCCGCAAGGCCATCGGCTGGGCGCTGCGGCAGTATGCCTGGACGGACCCCGACGAGGTCCGCCGCTACGTCGCGACGCGGGTTGATCGACTCTCCCCGCTCTCCAAGCGGGAGGCTCTGCGTAATGTCGGCGCTTAG
- a CDS encoding NAD(P)H-hydrate dehydratase, protein MRAAHTVAQVRAAEAPLLEGLPPGALMQRAVHGLLSHAVRRLGRRVYGSRVVVLAGGGDNGGDALWTGARLAARGARVDALAPGRTHLEGTAALLAAGGRLHPVAAPGEVPAEPTEDGSEALPDATVAALLARADLVLDGLLGIGGRGGLRAAHARLAELTPPERTIAVDVPSGVDADTGAAPGTAIRAALTVTFGTYKRGLLLGDGAAHAGELALVDIGLGLPAPDLVALDDADVAALLPAPGPADSKYTRGVLGLVGGSDRYPGAAVLATGGALRGGAGYLRVVAEARAAEHVRGAHPETVVTVIEPGDADAMLAAGRVQAWAFGPGVVPDAAARRLLDALVATDVPLLLDAGALDPFADAFAAGFPARAGAGVGVGFTAGFTGGGGGGAARSTGRDVLARRAGPVVLTPHEGEFARLTATALGWDAAGTRRELADDRLGTVRRAAAALGATVLLKGNRTLIVGPDGATRVNTTGTPWLGSAGTGDVLTGLAGSLLATGLGALDAASVAAYLHGVAGQLAPHPLSAADLPVALPAAIARVLRSAAG, encoded by the coding sequence ATGCGTGCTGCTCATACCGTGGCGCAGGTGCGCGCCGCCGAGGCTCCGTTGCTGGAAGGCCTGCCGCCGGGGGCGCTCATGCAGCGGGCGGTGCACGGGCTGCTCAGCCACGCCGTGCGCCGCCTCGGCCGGCGGGTGTACGGAAGCCGCGTCGTGGTGCTCGCGGGCGGCGGGGACAACGGCGGGGACGCGCTGTGGACTGGTGCGCGCCTCGCCGCCCGCGGCGCCCGGGTGGACGCGCTGGCCCCTGGCCGGACCCACCTGGAAGGTACGGCGGCGCTGCTCGCCGCCGGCGGCCGGTTGCACCCCGTCGCCGCGCCGGGCGAGGTCCCAGCCGAGCCGACCGAGGACGGCTCCGAGGCGCTGCCGGACGCCACGGTCGCCGCGCTGCTGGCGAGGGCCGACCTCGTCCTCGACGGGCTGCTGGGGATCGGCGGGCGGGGCGGCCTGCGGGCGGCGCACGCCCGGCTCGCCGAGCTCACGCCGCCCGAGCGGACGATCGCCGTCGACGTGCCGAGCGGGGTCGACGCCGACACCGGGGCCGCGCCGGGCACCGCCATCCGGGCGGCCCTGACCGTGACGTTCGGGACGTACAAGCGCGGCCTGCTGCTCGGCGACGGTGCCGCGCACGCCGGGGAGCTGGCGCTCGTCGACATCGGCCTGGGCCTGCCCGCCCCCGACCTGGTCGCGCTCGACGACGCGGACGTCGCCGCCCTGCTGCCCGCACCGGGGCCGGCGGACTCGAAGTACACGCGCGGCGTGCTGGGCCTCGTCGGCGGCAGCGACCGGTACCCCGGAGCGGCCGTGCTCGCGACCGGCGGGGCGCTGCGCGGCGGCGCCGGCTACCTGCGGGTCGTCGCCGAGGCGCGGGCGGCCGAGCATGTGCGCGGCGCGCACCCGGAGACGGTGGTGACCGTCATCGAGCCGGGTGACGCCGACGCGATGCTCGCGGCCGGTCGGGTCCAGGCCTGGGCGTTCGGCCCGGGGGTCGTGCCCGACGCGGCCGCGCGCCGTCTGCTGGATGCCCTCGTCGCCACCGACGTGCCGCTGCTGCTCGACGCCGGCGCCCTCGACCCGTTCGCCGACGCGTTCGCCGCCGGCTTCCCCGCCCGGGCCGGCGCGGGCGTCGGCGTCGGCTTCACCGCGGGCTTCACCGGGGGCGGCGGGGGCGGCGCCGCCCGGTCCACCGGGCGGGACGTCCTGGCCCGGCGCGCCGGGCCGGTGGTGCTGACGCCGCACGAGGGCGAGTTCGCCCGGCTCACCGCGACCGCGCTCGGCTGGGATGCCGCCGGGACCCGGCGTGAGCTGGCCGACGACCGGCTCGGCACGGTCCGCCGCGCGGCCGCGGCCCTGGGCGCGACCGTGCTGCTCAAGGGCAACCGGACGCTCATCGTCGGGCCGGACGGTGCCACTCGGGTGAACACCACCGGCACACCCTGGCTGGGCAGCGCCGGCACGGGCGACGTCCTCACCGGCCTGGCGGGCTCCCTGCTCGCCACCGGTCTCGGCGCTCTCGACGCCGCCAGCGTCGCCGCCTACCTGCACGGCGTGGCCGGTCAGCTCGCCCCCCACCCGCTGTCGGCCGCGGATCTCCCCGTGGCGCTTCCCGCCGCGATCGCGCGTGTCCTCAGGAGCGCCGCCGGGTAG
- a CDS encoding alpha/beta fold hydrolase, protein MAGAATGVGGLARGAATGAVDLMGTVAGSKTVRRTGGGLGLAGAVIAAGLIAERHAVRRARALPDVPVEHRPGPLAGRATTVIATDGVPLHVVVSGLDDVAAASNARQAASADSSATAGHEDPGARANGDGNGDGDGDGDGSHHTAAWTRRARRRRSAPDGPTFVFVHGFCNTADSWCFQQRALADLGPMVFYDQRAHGRSGPSEVSRCTIDQLADDLYAVLAATVPTGPVVLIGHSMGGMTILGLAERHPEFFDDRVIAVALLSTSAGDLARVTFGLPAGVTAAVRRVLPGLAVGMRHTPSLFERARLRGSDLAYSITRRVGFGTTDVPPSVVEFLEGEIAGTPISVIGSFLPTLLSHDKLAAAAVLRHVPTLLMVGDHDLMTPLPHSRTLAEALPEAELAVEEGAGHALPLERPDAVNERIRALIARAHPVRRPLLRWPLPGRHEHSQSAAGSGSERES, encoded by the coding sequence GTGGCGGGCGCGGCGACGGGGGTCGGCGGTCTCGCGCGGGGCGCGGCGACGGGTGCCGTCGACCTGATGGGCACCGTGGCAGGGTCGAAGACCGTCCGGCGGACGGGCGGCGGTCTGGGCCTGGCCGGCGCGGTGATCGCCGCCGGCCTGATCGCCGAGCGGCACGCGGTCCGGCGCGCGAGGGCCCTGCCGGACGTTCCCGTCGAGCACCGGCCGGGCCCCCTCGCCGGCCGGGCCACGACCGTGATCGCGACCGACGGCGTCCCGCTGCACGTCGTCGTGAGCGGCCTGGACGACGTCGCCGCCGCGAGCAACGCCCGGCAGGCGGCCAGCGCCGACTCCTCGGCCACCGCCGGCCACGAGGACCCGGGGGCGAGGGCCAACGGCGACGGCAACGGTGACGGTGACGGCGACGGCGACGGCTCGCACCACACTGCGGCCTGGACACGACGGGCGCGTCGGCGCCGTTCGGCGCCGGACGGCCCGACATTCGTGTTCGTCCACGGGTTCTGCAACACCGCCGACTCGTGGTGCTTCCAGCAGCGGGCGCTGGCGGACCTCGGTCCGATGGTGTTCTACGACCAGCGGGCCCACGGCCGCTCCGGGCCGTCGGAGGTGTCGCGCTGCACGATCGACCAGCTCGCCGACGACCTGTACGCCGTGCTCGCGGCGACGGTGCCGACCGGGCCGGTAGTGCTGATCGGCCACTCGATGGGCGGGATGACGATCCTCGGCCTGGCCGAGCGCCACCCGGAGTTCTTCGACGACCGGGTGATCGCGGTGGCGCTGTTGTCGACCAGCGCCGGCGATCTCGCCCGGGTGACGTTCGGTCTCCCGGCCGGGGTGACGGCGGCGGTCCGGCGGGTGCTGCCCGGGCTCGCCGTCGGCATGCGGCACACCCCGTCCCTGTTCGAGCGGGCCCGGCTGCGCGGCAGCGACCTCGCGTACTCGATCACCCGACGGGTCGGCTTCGGCACCACCGACGTCCCGCCGTCCGTGGTCGAGTTCCTGGAGGGCGAGATCGCCGGCACCCCGATCTCGGTGATCGGATCATTCCTGCCGACCCTGCTCTCGCATGACAAGCTGGCCGCCGCGGCCGTGCTGCGCCACGTCCCGACACTGCTCATGGTGGGCGACCACGACCTGATGACCCCGCTGCCGCACAGCCGCACGCTCGCCGAAGCCCTGCCCGAGGCCGAGCTCGCCGTCGAGGAGGGCGCGGGGCACGCGCTGCCGCTGGAGCGGCCCGACGCGGTCAACGAGCGGATCCGCGCCCTCATCGCCCGCGCCCACCCGGTCCGCCGCCCACTCCTGCGCTGGCCGCTCCCAGGCCGCCACGAGCACAGCCAGTCAGCCGCAGGCTCAGGCTCAGAGCGCGAGAGTTGA
- the tsaD gene encoding tRNA (adenosine(37)-N6)-threonylcarbamoyltransferase complex transferase subunit TsaD, translating into MSRPTLTGTIPGTRAPGTPVSGAPGPLVLGIETSCDETGVGLVRDGVLLADALASSVDEHARYGGVIPEIAARAHLEAMVPTIERALASAGAKASDIDAVAVTAGPGLAGALLVGVAAAKAYALALGVPFYGIHHLAAHVAVDTLEHGPLPSPSVALLVSGGHSSLLLVEDLASAPVVSLGATVDDAAGEAYDKVARLLGMPFPGGPPIDRAARDGSATIPFPRGKAGDGTFDFSFSGLKTAVARWVEARRRAGEPVPVADVAASFQEAVVDVLTAKAVAAARKHGVETLVIGGGVAANSRLRALAAERCAAAGITLRVPRPGLCTDNGAMVAALGSLKAAAGVAPSSLDLPASSTLAL; encoded by the coding sequence ATGAGCCGGCCGACCCTGACCGGGACGATCCCGGGTACCCGGGCCCCGGGAACGCCGGTCTCGGGAGCACCGGGGCCGCTGGTCCTCGGGATCGAGACGTCCTGCGACGAGACCGGCGTCGGGCTGGTGCGCGACGGCGTGCTGCTCGCCGACGCGCTCGCCTCCTCGGTCGACGAGCACGCCCGCTACGGCGGCGTCATCCCGGAGATAGCCGCCAGGGCGCACCTGGAGGCGATGGTGCCGACGATCGAGCGCGCCCTCGCGTCAGCGGGCGCGAAGGCGTCCGACATCGACGCCGTCGCCGTCACCGCCGGCCCCGGGCTCGCCGGGGCGCTGCTGGTCGGCGTGGCGGCCGCCAAGGCGTACGCGCTCGCTCTCGGCGTGCCGTTCTACGGCATCCACCACCTCGCCGCGCACGTCGCCGTCGACACCCTGGAGCACGGCCCACTGCCGTCGCCGTCGGTCGCGCTGCTGGTGTCCGGCGGCCACTCGTCGCTGCTGCTGGTCGAGGACCTCGCGAGCGCGCCGGTGGTCTCGCTCGGCGCGACCGTCGACGACGCGGCCGGCGAGGCCTACGACAAGGTCGCCCGACTGCTCGGGATGCCCTTCCCCGGTGGGCCCCCGATCGACCGGGCGGCCCGCGACGGGTCGGCGACGATCCCGTTCCCGCGCGGCAAGGCCGGCGACGGGACCTTCGACTTCTCGTTCAGCGGGCTGAAGACGGCCGTCGCCCGCTGGGTGGAGGCGCGCCGCCGCGCGGGCGAGCCGGTCCCGGTCGCCGACGTGGCCGCGTCGTTCCAGGAGGCCGTCGTCGACGTGCTGACGGCGAAGGCGGTCGCGGCGGCGAGGAAGCACGGCGTCGAGACGTTGGTCATCGGCGGCGGCGTGGCCGCGAACAGCCGGCTGCGCGCGCTCGCCGCCGAGCGCTGCGCGGCGGCCGGCATCACGCTGCGTGTGCCGCGGCCCGGCCTGTGTACCGACAACGGCGCCATGGTCGCCGCTCTCGGCTCGCTGAAGGCGGCCGCCGGCGTCGCGCCGTCCTCGCTGGACCTGCCCGCGTCGTCAACTCTCGCGCTCTGA
- the rimI gene encoding ribosomal protein S18-alanine N-acetyltransferase, translating to MTAGGGPPPGPPAVELTPLRWWHLAEVAELEKDVFDLDPWTPEMFWSELAQGASRYYVAALVGGRIAGYAGLAITDDEAFVQTVGVQPGHRGRGLGARLMVALLREARRRGARSCGLEVRTENLSARALYARLGFVDIGIRRGYYQPSGGDAYVMRARPIDTPGYGARLDAAWAALVQKDGEAAADVVRAGATPTSNPVASNPVEGTT from the coding sequence ATGACCGCCGGCGGCGGGCCGCCTCCAGGCCCGCCCGCCGTCGAGCTCACCCCGCTTCGCTGGTGGCACCTGGCAGAGGTCGCCGAGCTCGAGAAGGACGTCTTCGACCTCGACCCGTGGACACCGGAGATGTTCTGGTCCGAGCTCGCTCAGGGAGCGAGCCGGTACTACGTCGCCGCCCTGGTTGGCGGTCGTATCGCCGGCTACGCCGGGCTCGCGATCACCGACGACGAGGCGTTTGTCCAGACCGTCGGCGTGCAGCCGGGCCACCGGGGGCGTGGGCTGGGCGCCCGGCTGATGGTCGCGCTGCTGCGCGAGGCGCGCCGGCGGGGGGCGCGCAGCTGCGGGCTGGAGGTACGTACCGAGAACCTGAGCGCCCGCGCCCTCTACGCCCGGCTCGGTTTCGTCGACATCGGCATACGCCGTGGCTACTACCAGCCGTCCGGCGGCGACGCCTACGTCATGCGCGCCCGCCCCATCGACACCCCCGGTTATGGTGCCCGGCTCGACGCGGCCTGGGCCGCGCTGGTCCAGAAGGACGGCGAGGCCGCCGCGGACGTGGTGAGAGCGGGCGCCACCCCGACCAGCAACCCCGTGGCCAGCAACCCCGTGGAAGGAACGACATGA
- the tsaB gene encoding tRNA (adenosine(37)-N6)-threonylcarbamoyltransferase complex dimerization subunit type 1 TsaB: MLALDTSTPACSVALVNVVDAAPRPAAVRPLAFRQVVDARRHGELLSPLTRDTLVEAGVKPADLAGVVVGLGPGPFTSLRVGIVTAATFAAALGLPCHGVCSLDGLGAATGGRTGVVTDARRREVFWAAYADGARIAGPAVDRPVRAAELLRADGVGDATGPGLALYPDAFADFTAARGGAGAGAAVPEYPDPAVLAVLAAPDLLAGRAPGPLTPIYLRRPDVAEPGPAKAVTG; encoded by the coding sequence GTGCTCGCCCTTGACACCTCGACGCCGGCCTGCTCGGTGGCGCTCGTCAACGTAGTGGACGCTGCGCCTCGGCCCGCGGCGGTGCGTCCCCTGGCCTTTCGGCAGGTCGTCGACGCCCGCCGGCACGGGGAGCTGCTCAGCCCGCTGACGCGGGACACCCTCGTCGAGGCCGGCGTCAAGCCGGCGGATCTCGCCGGTGTCGTCGTCGGGCTGGGACCGGGCCCGTTCACCAGCCTGCGGGTCGGGATCGTCACCGCCGCCACGTTCGCGGCAGCCCTGGGCCTTCCCTGCCACGGCGTCTGCTCGCTCGACGGCCTCGGCGCGGCGACCGGCGGGCGAACCGGCGTGGTCACCGACGCGCGTCGCCGGGAGGTGTTCTGGGCGGCCTACGCCGACGGCGCGCGGATCGCCGGCCCGGCGGTCGACAGGCCGGTGCGAGCCGCCGAGCTGCTGCGCGCCGACGGAGTGGGCGACGCCACCGGGCCGGGGCTCGCGCTCTACCCGGACGCGTTCGCGGACTTCACCGCGGCTCGGGGCGGCGCCGGTGCCGGCGCCGCGGTGCCCGAATACCCGGATCCCGCGGTTCTCGCCGTCCTCGCGGCACCCGACCTGCTCGCCGGCCGTGCCCCCGGGCCGCTGACCCCGATCTACCTGCGGCGGCCGGACGTGGCCGAGCCGGGCCCGGCCAAGGCGGTGACGGGATGA
- the tsaE gene encoding tRNA (adenosine(37)-N6)-threonylcarbamoyltransferase complex ATPase subunit type 1 TsaE, producing the protein MASPAGADPLVVETPEQMRLLGARVADVARPGDLVVLAGPLGAGKTVLVQGIAAGLGVRGPVTSPTFVLARVHTGGRLPLVHVDAYRLGGIAEVDDLDLDADTDVALTVVEWGAGRVEQLAQEHLRVDIERPEGEEAGEARRVRLTPTGPDWSARLRALLTADGPIG; encoded by the coding sequence ATCGCGTCGCCCGCCGGGGCGGACCCGCTGGTCGTGGAGACGCCAGAGCAGATGCGGCTGCTGGGCGCCCGGGTCGCCGATGTCGCGCGGCCCGGGGACCTGGTCGTGCTGGCCGGCCCGCTCGGCGCGGGCAAGACCGTGCTGGTGCAGGGGATCGCCGCCGGGCTGGGCGTGCGCGGGCCGGTGACGTCGCCGACGTTCGTGCTCGCCCGCGTCCACACCGGCGGCCGGCTGCCGCTGGTCCACGTCGACGCCTACCGGCTCGGCGGCATCGCCGAGGTGGACGACCTGGACCTCGACGCGGACACCGACGTGGCGCTGACCGTCGTCGAATGGGGCGCCGGCCGGGTCGAGCAGCTCGCGCAGGAGCACCTGCGCGTCGACATCGAACGCCCCGAGGGCGAGGAGGCCGGCGAGGCGCGCCGCGTCCGCCTGACGCCCACCGGGCCCGACTGGTCGGCCCGCCTCCGCGCGCTGCTCACCGCCGACGGGCCGATCGGCTGA
- the alr gene encoding alanine racemase, producing MSQPDASVAPRACAIVDLDAVRESTATLVARAGSAATMAVVKADGYGHGMIPCARAALDGGATWLGVAVLEEALALRAAGFTVPVMSWLMAPGEPLGDALAADVDLSASAGWALDEIAAAARATGRQARVHLKADTGLGRAGAGPADWPALCDAAAALRAEGLIDVVGVWSHFAFADAPGHPTVQGQIGRFTDAVAVAEKAGLRPQVRHLANSAATLVSPEAHFDLVRPGISVYGLSPGPEVGRSAELGLRPAMRLTARVTLAKRVPPGTGVSYAHRYTTEAETTLAVVPVGYADGIPRSAANVGEVLLAGRRRRIAGTVCMDQFVLDVGDDRVSAGDEVVLFGAGDDGEPTADDWAAALDTINYEIVTRVGVRVPRVYRGA from the coding sequence ATGAGCCAGCCGGACGCCTCCGTGGCACCGCGTGCCTGCGCGATCGTCGACCTGGACGCGGTGCGCGAGTCGACCGCGACGCTGGTGGCTCGGGCCGGGTCCGCCGCCACGATGGCCGTCGTCAAGGCGGACGGCTACGGCCACGGCATGATCCCGTGCGCCCGGGCGGCGCTTGACGGCGGCGCGACCTGGCTCGGCGTGGCCGTCCTCGAGGAGGCACTGGCCCTGCGCGCCGCCGGCTTCACGGTGCCGGTGATGTCGTGGCTGATGGCGCCCGGTGAGCCGCTGGGCGACGCGCTCGCCGCCGACGTCGACCTGTCCGCGTCCGCGGGCTGGGCGCTGGACGAGATCGCCGCGGCGGCCCGAGCGACCGGTCGCCAGGCGCGGGTACACCTCAAGGCGGACACGGGGCTCGGCCGCGCGGGCGCGGGTCCCGCCGACTGGCCGGCGCTGTGCGACGCGGCGGCCGCGCTGCGCGCCGAGGGGCTCATCGACGTCGTCGGCGTGTGGAGCCACTTCGCGTTCGCCGACGCGCCTGGCCACCCGACGGTGCAGGGGCAGATCGGCCGGTTCACCGACGCCGTCGCGGTGGCCGAGAAGGCGGGGCTTCGTCCCCAGGTCCGCCACCTGGCCAACTCGGCCGCCACCCTGGTCAGCCCCGAGGCCCACTTCGACCTGGTCCGACCGGGGATCTCGGTCTACGGGCTCTCGCCTGGCCCGGAGGTCGGCCGCTCGGCCGAGCTGGGCCTGCGGCCCGCGATGCGGCTGACGGCCCGGGTGACACTCGCCAAGCGGGTGCCACCCGGTACCGGCGTCTCGTACGCCCACCGCTACACCACCGAGGCGGAGACGACGCTCGCGGTCGTCCCGGTCGGTTACGCCGACGGCATCCCCCGGTCGGCGGCGAACGTCGGAGAGGTGCTGCTGGCCGGCCGGCGCCGGCGTATCGCCGGAACCGTCTGCATGGACCAGTTCGTCCTCGATGTCGGCGACGACCGGGTCTCGGCCGGTGACGAGGTGGTGCTGTTCGGGGCGGGCGACGACGGCGAGCCGACCGCCGACGACTGGGCCGCCGCGCTCGACACCATCAACTACGAGATCGTCACCCGCGTCGGCGTCCGCGTCCCCCGCGTCTACCGCGGCGCCTGA